The genomic region CGTGGTCACTTCCAATCGCGAGGGATCGAACGCCGGTTCTTCCGCGGAAAGAATACCCAGGGGAGCGAGCACGGTGCCCAGGCACAGAAGCAGGCATTTCAGCTTGGAAGAAGGCATCGCGGCTTTCCTGAAGAAGTCGATCACGAAGGGGATAGTGGCAGGCAGGGGGGAAGGATAATGGGGGAACAAGGCTGGCAAATTCGCCTGGGAAGCCCTTTTTTGACTTCCGACCGTGTTCGCTACACGATAGTTGGGAAGGCAAACGTCGTCTACCTCAGGTCGTTTTGTCGGCCGAGCCTGGCTATCCCCTGGTTTTCATCGCCAGAAAAGATGAGACGATACTTTTCCTACCCTGCCATGACCCAGCCCGCTGAAAGGTTACACATGTTCCGCCCTGCCCCGTTGGTTGTTGCCCTGCTCGCGTGCCTATCGACTTCATTGGAAGCGGCCTCGAAGCCCAATGTGGTCGTCCTGCTGGCCGACGACCTGGGATACCAGGATGTCGGCTGTTACGACGGGCCGGTTCAGACCCCCGCGATCGATGCCCTGGCGACAGGCGGAACTCGGTTTCAGGCTTTCTACTCAGGCTGTGCGGTATGCTCCCCTTCCCGGGCAACGCTTCTCACGGGGCGGCATCACATTCGTGCCGGCGTCTATAGCTGGATTCATGATGAATCCCAGCGGTCGCACTTGCTTCTGCGCGAAAACACTTTGGCCGAAGTCCTGCGGCAAGAGGGTTACGCCACCGCGCATATCGGCAAGTGGCATTTGGGTTTGCCCGGCAACAAGTACAACAAGCCGACGCCTGACCAGCATGGCTTCGACTACTGGCTGGCGACCTCGAATAACGCCGAGCCCAGCCATAAGAATCCCCACAACTTTATTCGCAACGGCAAGCCGGTCGGCAAGCAGGAGGGTTACTCGTGTCAGTTGGTCGTCGACGAAGCGATCGACTGGCTCGATCACCACCGCGACGCCAAGAAGCCATTCTTTCTAAACGTGTGGTTCCATGAACCCCACGCCCCGATTGCCGCCCCAGATGATATCGTTGCGAAGTACGGTAAAACGAAAGACAACGCCGCAATCTATTCCGGCACGATCGACAACACGAACCTGGCGATCGAGCGTCTGGTAGCCAAGCTGCACAAGATTGATAAGCCTGAGAACACACTCATCGTTTACGCTTCCGACAACGGCAGCTATCGCGACGATCGCACCGGCGGCTTGCGTGGTAAGAAAGGGGTCAACTGGGAAGGGGGAATTCGCGTTCCTGGTATCTTCTACTGGCCCGGTACCATCGAGGCAGGCCAGGTCATCACCGCCGAAACGCCGGCCGGGATCGTCGATATCTTTCCCACCGTGTGCGGCCTTTTGGGGATCGAGCCTCCGCCAGAGCGGCACCTGGATGGAAGCAACCTGACACCGCTGCTTACCCCAGCTACGGACAAGTTTATCCGGCATCAACCGATGTTCTGGCATCTGCAACGGTCGAAGCCAATTGTCGCCATGCGCGACGGGCGATTCAGTTTGGTAGCTGAGCGCGACTACGAGATGAGTACCGACAATATGTTCCAGGAAAAATGGATTCCCCTGATCAAGACCGGAACCTATACCAACTATCAGTTGTTTGATCTGGTAGACGATCCGCAGCAGAAGCATGATCTGGCGAAGGAAAAGCCCGAGTTGCTGGCCAGGCTGAAGGGGAAGTTGCTGGAGATCAACAACAGCATCATGGCCGATGGTGCTGACTGGCACCTCCCTGCTGAGGGGCGATAGTTGGTTATGTGCCCCTCCCCCTTCAGGTCCCCTCCTTGCAGGTGTACTCCAGCATAAAGTATTTCCAAAGTCTTCGGGAATTGTAATTATTTTCTTCGGAACTCCTTTAGCTATTGTGTGATGCCACGAGAGATCGTATTTTGTGGGGAAGGTCCAGTTTACGAATGGGGATTCTGCTTGCATGGGTGCTTGGGGGCACGAAATCTTCGACAACGACGCCGCTTGCGATTGGCTGGATAGCCTGCTCGTGCGCGACGATCTTTCGTCCATCGAGTTAGCGCTCGATAAGGTGAACCAGTCTGCGGACAGCATCGATACGGCCACCGCCAGTGCGGCGTTGGCGGCTTGTGAAACGCTGGCTCGTTTGCGTGGAAGACCAGGTCTGCACGAGGCCTCGCTCGACCAGCTCAAGCACTGGACAGACCACCATAACCATCTCGATACCGATCACCTCGTTCCGTTGGCGATGCAGACGCTCGCCCGGATCCAAGCGGATGATTGCCAGCTCAAACAGCAGTGGCAACAATCCGAAAACTTCGAGAAGTGGGTGGCCACCGTAGAAGATGTTGCGCGTCGAATCGGCTAACCGGCCAGTTTCTTTACGGCGCTGGCAACCCCTCGCGTGACCTCGCTCATCGCGTCGTAGTCCAGCGTGTCTGGCGTATCGCTCGGCTGATGATAATTCGCGTTTCGCAGAAAGCTGGTGTCGGTCAGCATGAGCGCCGGATAACCGGCATCCCAGAACGAACTGTTATCGCTCCGGCGAATCTCTTCGATCTTCTCTGGCAAGCAGATCGAAAACAGTTTCAAGCGAGAAGCCTTCTTGAACCCGCGCCGAAACGCCCACGAGAGTTGCCACGAACTTAAGTTGCCGATGGCCGCCAGGAAGTTGCCCCGCTTGGGAAACAGCCAGTGCAGAAACTTAGGTATCGAACTAGGTACCGACTGCGAGCCAGGATCGTCGCGAAAGTAGCCCACCATCTCCAGGCACAGCATCGCGATCTTCTCGCCCCGCTGACGGGCCTGTTGGGCATGATGCTGACTCCCCATCGAGCCTAGGCTCATGTAGGGGGATTCTTCACAAGCAAACGCGACAAAGCGAATGGTTCTGCGTGGCGTCACTTCCTTCAGCAGCCGACCGACCTCCAGCAATACGGCCACAGCCGAAGCGTTGTCGTCGGCCCCCGGCGTGGTGGCAACGGTATCGTAATGAGCTCCCAAGACAATCACCTCGTTGGCCGACGTGCCGGGGATCTCCACCACCAGGTTCGTAGCCGGTCCGTCCGAGGACGCGTAAGTCTCTTCACGAACCTCGTAGCCCATCTCATTCCACTGGCTGGTCAGATAGCCGATCGTCGCCGAAATCGACTCAGGCCTGGCCAGAATACGAGGGCCAATCTGGCCTGACAGCCGATCGACATGCGCGTGAAGTCTTTCGCGGATCGGTGAGTGGTCGAATGTCATGTTTGCTCGTAAGGCCAATGCGTTCCGTTGGCTTGATTATATGAAAAGCAGGAAATCGCTTGCCAGTGTTGTTGTGTCGCGGAAAGGGCAATGCCTTCCATCTGAGTGTGCGAGCGTAATCCACTACGGATTTGTAGCGAAGGAGTTTGCAATCCGTTACGTTGAGTATCTCCGTCCGTACTATGCTTCTCCACCTGACTGCTTCCCCATCCCCGAGGTGAGCTATGCACCGTCTCTTTGCCCTTCCGTTTCGAGCATTGTCTCTTGCGACTTCGCTTCTTCTGATCGGGACCTCTTGCGATGCTCAGTCGCCGCAGGAACCGTCGTCCCTTGCTGCGGTAGAGAACGTCGCCTCGTCGGAGGGTGCCTGGCCCCGTTTCCGTGGGCCGAACGGCATGGGGACCTCGCCAGCCGTTGGTTTGCCGCTGACCTGGAGCGAAGCGGAGAACATTGTTTGGAAAACAGAACTTCCAGGCTCGGGAGCATCCAGTCCCGTCACCTACGGCGACCATATCTACCTGACCAGCTACACCGGCTACCTGGTTCCCGGTGAATCGAAAGGAAGCCTGGATAACTTGCAGCGACATGTGCTGGCGTTGGATCGCCGTTCCGGCAAGATTGTTTGGAACAAAACCGTGGCGGCCAAGCTTCCCGAGGAAGAGAACATTCGCGATCACGGCTACGCCGCCAATACGTGTGTCGCGGATAGCAGCGGCGTGGTGGCGTTTCTCGGTAAGTCAGGCGTGATCGCTTACGATCACCAGGGAAACGAAAAATGGCAAGCGGATGTGGGCAGCAAGACCAACGGCTGGGGAACCGCCGCATCTCCGCTGCTGTACGAAAACCTGGTCATTATCAACGCCAGTATCGAAAGTGAGTCACTCGTCGCACTCGACCGGGAAACAGGCGAACAGCGCTGGCAAGCTGGTGGAATTCGAGAAGCGTGGAACACGCCCATCCTGGTTACCGCTGATTCAGGCCGGAAGGAATTGGTCGTCGCGCGGCACGGCGACATCATGGCATTTGATCCCGCCACCGGCGATCCGTTATGGACGTGTAAGACCGATATCAGCTGGTACATGGTGCCCACTGGCGTCGCGGCCGATGGGGTTGTCTATTTCGTGGGTGGTCGTTCTGGTACGGCTGCGCTTGCGGTTCGCGCCGGGGGGAGCGGCGACGTTACCGATACGCATCGATTGTGGACCAGCAAAGCAGGCACCAACGTTCCGTCGCCGATCTATCACGAGGGGCATCTCTACTACATCGATTACAACGGCAGTATTGCTTACTGTGCCGATGCAAAGACA from Blastopirellula marina harbors:
- a CDS encoding PQQ-binding-like beta-propeller repeat protein, translating into MHRLFALPFRALSLATSLLLIGTSCDAQSPQEPSSLAAVENVASSEGAWPRFRGPNGMGTSPAVGLPLTWSEAENIVWKTELPGSGASSPVTYGDHIYLTSYTGYLVPGESKGSLDNLQRHVLALDRRSGKIVWNKTVAAKLPEEENIRDHGYAANTCVADSSGVVAFLGKSGVIAYDHQGNEKWQADVGSKTNGWGTAASPLLYENLVIINASIESESLVALDRETGEQRWQAGGIREAWNTPILVTADSGRKELVVARHGDIMAFDPATGDPLWTCKTDISWYMVPTGVAADGVVYFVGGRSGTAALAVRAGGSGDVTDTHRLWTSKAGTNVPSPIYHEGHLYYIDYNGSIAYCADAKTGEVVYQERLGRFDQVYASPVMAEGRIYYIARNGTTLVVAAKTEFEQLARNELSDGTRFDASPAIDGNRILIRSGKFLYCIGIE
- a CDS encoding M28 family peptidase; the protein is MTFDHSPIRERLHAHVDRLSGQIGPRILARPESISATIGYLTSQWNEMGYEVREETYASSDGPATNLVVEIPGTSANEVIVLGAHYDTVATTPGADDNASAVAVLLEVGRLLKEVTPRRTIRFVAFACEESPYMSLGSMGSQHHAQQARQRGEKIAMLCLEMVGYFRDDPGSQSVPSSIPKFLHWLFPKRGNFLAAIGNLSSWQLSWAFRRGFKKASRLKLFSICLPEKIEEIRRSDNSSFWDAGYPALMLTDTSFLRNANYHQPSDTPDTLDYDAMSEVTRGVASAVKKLAG
- a CDS encoding sulfatase, producing the protein MFRPAPLVVALLACLSTSLEAASKPNVVVLLADDLGYQDVGCYDGPVQTPAIDALATGGTRFQAFYSGCAVCSPSRATLLTGRHHIRAGVYSWIHDESQRSHLLLRENTLAEVLRQEGYATAHIGKWHLGLPGNKYNKPTPDQHGFDYWLATSNNAEPSHKNPHNFIRNGKPVGKQEGYSCQLVVDEAIDWLDHHRDAKKPFFLNVWFHEPHAPIAAPDDIVAKYGKTKDNAAIYSGTIDNTNLAIERLVAKLHKIDKPENTLIVYASDNGSYRDDRTGGLRGKKGVNWEGGIRVPGIFYWPGTIEAGQVITAETPAGIVDIFPTVCGLLGIEPPPERHLDGSNLTPLLTPATDKFIRHQPMFWHLQRSKPIVAMRDGRFSLVAERDYEMSTDNMFQEKWIPLIKTGTYTNYQLFDLVDDPQQKHDLAKEKPELLARLKGKLLEINNSIMADGADWHLPAEGR
- a CDS encoding DUF4259 domain-containing protein codes for the protein MGAWGHEIFDNDAACDWLDSLLVRDDLSSIELALDKVNQSADSIDTATASAALAACETLARLRGRPGLHEASLDQLKHWTDHHNHLDTDHLVPLAMQTLARIQADDCQLKQQWQQSENFEKWVATVEDVARRIG